In Diaphorobacter ruginosibacter, the genomic stretch CGGCAGGCAATGGCAGCACGACCGGCTTTGCGGCCTCGTCCGAGGACATGGTGAACCTGTGCCACGCGACCGCCCTCGCGAACGGAGGCGTGACATGCGAGGACCCGCCGGGCTATCGTGGCGAAGGGCCGGGGCGCCTGTACCTGGCCTATCTGCGCGATCCGGATGGCAACAAGATCTGCCTGCTGTACCGTCCGCCCAGGAACATCTGATTCGCACAGGGCTCGCCCGCAGCCGCCGCATTGCGCTGAATACCGCAGCGCGAGCGTGGACGGGCGCGGTCGGGGATACTTGCGTCCCCCATCCAATTCCAGCAGGAGCGTGCGTGCAATCAGCAAGTGAGCAGTGGTTCGACGAAGCCTATTACCAGCGTTTCTATTTCGACAAGAAAACAAGCGTGATCGATGTCGAACATTCGCGCAGGCTGGGCGATTTCGTCTGTTCCTACCTCGCCTACTTGCGGGTGCCGGTGGCGCGTGTCCTCGATGTGGGCTGCGGCATCGGCCTGTGGCGCGAGGCCGTGGCGCGGCACTTTCCCGGGGCCGTGTATCACGGCGTCGAATTCAGCAGCTACCTGTGTGGGCGCTATGGCTGGCAACAGGGGTCGGTCGTGGATTTCCGCAGCGACGAACCCTTCGATCTGGTGATCTGCCAGGGAGTGCTTCCATACCTGAGCCCCTCCGACCTGAAACAGGCGCTGGCCAACCTGGGGCGGCTCTGCCGGGGCGGCCTGTATGTCGAGGCCGTGAGCCGCGAAGATTACGATCGCGGCGTGATCGACGAGGACCTGACCGATCCGCGGCTGTACCGCCACCGTGCCTCGTTGTACCGCCGCGGCCTCGAGGCTGCGCATTTCCAGGAGCTGGGCGGCGGCGTCTGGCTCAGCGAGCGCTGCGAGGTGCCGATGTTTGAACTCGAATGCCGGCAGAGCCAGGCCTGAGGGACACCGTCCCGGCGCGCGAAGGCCTGCATGCCGTGGCGCGGCTGCGCAGGGCGCGCCTTGCGCTCAGCACGCGGCCGTTTCTCGCGCGTGGCGGCCCCAAGGGGCAGCGCTGCGAAGGTTGCCGGCTGCGCCCTTCGCATTGCATCTGCGCCGCGCCGGTTCTTCAGGCCGACGTGCAT encodes the following:
- a CDS encoding VOC family protein; this translates as MFSHIMLGVSDLERSRQFYDQLLGQLGIAPGVANRNRFFWRSPTGTFAVSTPIDGEPATAGNGSTTGFAASSEDMVNLCHATALANGGVTCEDPPGYRGEGPGRLYLAYLRDPDGNKICLLYRPPRNI
- a CDS encoding class I SAM-dependent DNA methyltransferase, yielding MQSASEQWFDEAYYQRFYFDKKTSVIDVEHSRRLGDFVCSYLAYLRVPVARVLDVGCGIGLWREAVARHFPGAVYHGVEFSSYLCGRYGWQQGSVVDFRSDEPFDLVICQGVLPYLSPSDLKQALANLGRLCRGGLYVEAVSREDYDRGVIDEDLTDPRLYRHRASLYRRGLEAAHFQELGGGVWLSERCEVPMFELECRQSQA